One genomic window of Corticium candelabrum chromosome 21, ooCorCand1.1, whole genome shotgun sequence includes the following:
- the LOC134196661 gene encoding interferon-related developmental regulator 2-like produces MRRCKKCAPQSTPRSRLLLRYPMPPKRRKGRQVFVLEEPTSTESDDAASVGTSAGEGSIVEDLAGDDDEHDADADAISQEDLEFRLSQHIDNMSDKNVKNRETALVLVQKLLTKKMFGDFLEGRRESLLHNIEFCFKKGRLSDVTLAAPVAALLCIQLGAGEESEEVLTVVRPLLCMFVQDKHLPVTVRANCADALALITFIACEDIGLLSEVMVLMELLFTPNGSHSADLQSHALVSWCLLLSILPARNFESVIDRILPVVVKLLSSSDVSLRIAAGEAVALLYELARGNDEDFEPEIEEELIEQLQSLARDSSKYRSKKDKKQQRSCFRDVLRTVEV; encoded by the exons ATGCGTCGGTGTAAAAAGTGTGCACCACAGTCCACACCGAGATCTAGACTGCTACTGCGGTACCCCATGCCACCTAAACGAAGGAAAG GTCGCCAAGTATTTGTCTTAGAAGAACCAACAAGCACAGAAAGTGATGATGCAGCTAGTGTGGGAACTTCAGCTGGAGAGGGTAGTATAGTTGAAG ATTTAGCTGGTGATGACGATGAGcatgatgctgatgctgatgccATTAGTCAGGAAGATTTAGAATTTCGATTGTCTCAACACATTGACAACATGTCTGATAAGAA TGTAAAGAATCGAGAGACTGCCTTAGTTTTAGTCCAAAAATTGCTCACAAAGAAGATGTTTGGTGATTTTCTGGAGGGAAG GAGAGAGAGTCTTTTACACAATATTGAATTCTGCTTCAAGAAAG GTCGACTATCTGATGTAACACTAGCTGCTCCAGTTGCTGCACTACTTTGTATTCAGCTTGGTGCTGGAGAAGAATCAGAAGAAGTACTAACAGTTGTAAGACCTCTgctatgtatgtttgttcaaGACAAACACCTCCCTGTGACAGTTCGTGCAAAT TGTGCAGATGCTCTAGCTCTTATTACATTTATTGCTTGTGAAGACATTGGT CTTCTCAGTGAGGTCATGGTCTTAATGGAGCTGTTATTTACACCAAATGGATCACATAGTGCTGACTTGCAATCTCATGCTCTGGTGTCTTGGTGTCTGCTGTTGTCAATTCTACCAGCAAGAAACTTTGAGTCAGTCATAGACAG AATACTACCTGTTGTTGTCAAGTTGTTGAGCTCTTCTGATGTATCACTTCGAATTGCGGCAGGAGAAGCTGTGGCATTGCTGTACGAATTAGCAAGAGGGAATGATGAG GATTTTGAACCTGAGATAGAAGAAGAATTGATAGAGCAGCTTCAGTCTCTAGCTAGAGACAGTTCAAA ATATCGCTCAAAGAAGGACAAGAAACAGCAACGGTCTTGTTTTCGTGATGTTTTACGCACAGTAGAGGTATAA